The following is a genomic window from Acetobacteroides hydrogenigenes.
CCATTCACCGGATTATATTTCAGACGGCACGAATTGTGCGGCTTCAGGAGCTGGAGCGCATGTGCCTGAAGTTTGGATGCACGCCCAACGACCTGCTGGAGTGGGTTCCCAGCGCTGCGGATGCCGAGCGGGATGTTCCGCTACAGCAGCTGCGCATGAAGGAGGAGCTGTTCATCGACGATATGGTGATGAAGCTGAGCTACGACGAGCAGCTGGAGCTGAAGGAGATTATCAAGGAGCGGTTTGGGAAGAAGCAGGAGAAGGGGGTGGCTTTGGCGAAGGAGGAGTAGGAGTGCTGCTCCTAGCC
Proteins encoded in this region:
- a CDS encoding helix-turn-helix domain-containing protein, which translates into the protein MLYLNLKRIFTAAGVRQPRKFLAQMGYKDTTIHRIIFQTARIVRLQELERMCLKFGCTPNDLLEWVPSAADAERDVPLQQLRMKEELFIDDMVMKLSYDEQLELKEIIKERFGKKQEKGVALAKEE